A DNA window from Ahaetulla prasina isolate Xishuangbanna chromosome 7, ASM2864084v1, whole genome shotgun sequence contains the following coding sequences:
- the AMDHD1 gene encoding probable imidazolonepropionase, translating into MAGGEYKLLLEGAQQLVLVCTQGEQYLLEAGMQQLALRENASVVIGKNGYIKAVGDARAIREQFSGATFDKIIDCSGKCILPGLVDAHTHPVWAGDRVHEFAMKLAGASYMDIHQAGGGIHFTVEQTQKAQEDELLKSFKIRLLRMLRAGTTLVECKSGYGLNLETEIKMLRVIEQAKKELDIGISSTYCGAHAVPKGKNATEAADDIINTHLPKLKELDLNGEMHVDNIDVFCEKGVFDLSSTKRILQAGKAIGLQMNFHGDELHPMKSAELGAELGAQAISHLEEISDEGIVAMAQAKCAAVLLPTTAYILRLKQPQARKMLKEGVIVALGSDFNPNAYCCSMLMVMHLACVNMKMSMKEALAAATINAAYALGKSQTHGSIEKGKQGDFIIINSPRWEHLIYQFGGHQELIEYVIIKGNTVYKNDSILQY; encoded by the exons ATGGCCGGCGGTGAGTACAAACTGCTGCTCGAAGGAGCCCAGCAACTGGTGCTTGTTTGCACCCAAGGCGAGCAGTATCTCTTGGAGGCCGGCATGCAGCAGTTGGCCCTGCGGGAAAACGCCAGCGTAGTCATTGGCAA AAATGGGTATATAAAAGCAGTTGGTGATGCAAGGGCCATTCGTGAGCAATTCTCTGGAGCAACTTTTGACAAGATAATTGATTGTTCTGGAAAGTGCATTTTACCAG gtcTAGTAGATGCACACACACATCCTGTATGGGCTGGTGACAGGGTGCATGAATTTGCAATGAAG TTGGCAGGTGCTTCCTATATGGACATTCATCAAGCTGGAGGAGGAATACATTTCACTGTGGAGCAGACGCAGAAAGCCCAAGAAGATGAACtccttaaaagttttaaaatccgCCTGTTACGGATGCTCCGAGCAGGCACCACTTTGGTTGAATGCAAAAGTGGATATGGTTTAAATCTGGAAACAGAAATTAAGATGCTCAGGGTCATTGAACAGGCTAAAAAGGAATTGGACATTGGTATTTCTTCCACCTACTGTGGAGCCCATGCAGTTCCTAA AGGGAAAAATGCTACAGAAGCTGCTGATGACATTATCAACACCCATCTTCCTAAACTCAAGGAACTTGATCTTAATGGTGAAATGCATGTTGACAATATAGACGTCTTCTGTGAGAAGGGTGTCTTTGATCTGAGTTCTACCAAAAGAATTCTTCAGGCTGGAAAAGCTATAGGGTTACAAATGAACTTCCATGGCGATGAGCTGCATCCAATGAAAAGTGCTGAA CTTGGAGCTGAACTGGGTGCACAAGCTATAAGTCACCTAGAAGAAATTAGTGATGAAGGAATTGTTGCCATGGCCCAGGCAAAATGTGCAGCTGTCCTATTGCCAACCACTGCCTACATCCTGAG attgAAACAGCCTCAAGCTAGAAAAATGTTGAAAGAGGGAGTGATTGTGGCTCTTGGCAGTGATTTTAATCCAAATGCTTACTGTTGTTCTATG CTGATGGTCATGCATTTAGCTTGTGTAAACATGAAGATGTCCATGAAGGAAGCCTTAGCTGCTGCCACCATTAATGCTGCTTATGCTCTTGGGAAATCTCAAACCCATGGGTCTATTGAAAAAGGCAAACAAGGAGATTTCATTATCATTAACTCTCCAAG GTGGGAACATTTAATCTATCAATTTGGCGGCCATCAAGAATTGATTGAATATGTAATTATTAAAGGAAATACTGTTTACAAAAATGACAGCATTCTGCAATACTAG